The Desulfoscipio gibsoniae DSM 7213 genome contains a region encoding:
- a CDS encoding PEP/pyruvate-binding domain-containing protein — MVKGDDKRQQETIPYVLPLRAPETALSGRVGTKATNLSRLLAAGFPVPDGIVVTTAAFAAHVAATFNDPGQAADVIVKKPLPAPIEEALHRALAAFGDAPLAVRSSGVAEDLAGASFAGQYETVLNVRGYNATADAVCKCWASAFSGHILTYQTNRELGADRMAVLIQPMIEADAAGVAFTANPVTGDRSETVVSAVRGLGERLVSGQASPDEWVVREGRAVCRSSPENALGEREVLAVAELARQVEKYFGNPQDIEWVLKDGKLYLLQARPITTLSDAGETEPVPVPVEPPSGYWERGDSHYPQPLYPLTRSVLLPAANPGFRKMCTEFGLLTETVEEREIGGWVYLRMVPLGGKDRPPLPDWLTGLLIRLLPSLRARIRDCTEAARADKAGKCIEQWYAEFKPNLIKQLTALRDTKLQTLPADGLDRHAEAVSLLVRESQEMHMMLNQSLNLLLAEFTFTCRDLLGWKEEQAFEMLSGLSETSSAPARALARIAQQVRENPSLSDLFQQTDRPTLERMAAADAGFAKAFASYQREFGCRTIRYEVADPTLAETPELLLALIANQISRNYNPEADAQALAEKRAHLVSQARRMLSGRPAAERDRFERAMTRAERAYPVREEHGFYDTSMPLALLRYISLEMGRRLVEHKQIAKQDDVFFLEFKEARMALGTGENLHELVARRKGERAWVLANPGPASYGTLPPAPPSFAALPAEARWVHEAVMWFYERVFAAAASGSRQADARALKGIAASAGRYTGPVRVILSESEFHRIQPGDVLVCPITSPVWSVLFPSVGALVTDSGGFLSHSAIIAREYHIPAVVATGNATQILRDGQLVTVEGATGTVSVEGLH, encoded by the coding sequence ATGGTTAAGGGCGATGATAAGCGGCAGCAGGAAACCATTCCATACGTTTTACCACTGCGTGCCCCTGAAACTGCCCTTTCCGGCCGGGTCGGAACTAAAGCCACGAACTTGTCACGCCTGCTGGCCGCGGGGTTTCCTGTTCCTGACGGTATTGTCGTAACCACCGCGGCTTTCGCAGCCCATGTTGCTGCAACCTTTAACGACCCCGGTCAGGCTGCTGATGTGATAGTTAAAAAACCGCTGCCGGCCCCCATTGAGGAAGCTCTCCACCGTGCCCTCGCTGCCTTTGGGGATGCTCCGCTAGCCGTGCGATCCTCCGGGGTAGCGGAGGACCTGGCCGGTGCTTCCTTTGCCGGCCAGTACGAGACGGTTTTGAATGTGCGCGGTTATAATGCCACTGCCGATGCCGTGTGCAAATGTTGGGCTTCCGCTTTTAGCGGCCATATCCTGACCTACCAAACGAACCGGGAATTGGGAGCAGACCGGATGGCGGTGCTAATACAGCCCATGATTGAGGCCGATGCTGCCGGGGTAGCTTTTACCGCCAATCCTGTAACCGGCGACCGCTCCGAAACGGTGGTCAGCGCCGTTCGAGGACTGGGTGAGCGCCTGGTCTCCGGGCAGGCTTCCCCGGATGAGTGGGTGGTCCGAGAGGGTCGGGCCGTCTGCCGGAGTTCTCCGGAAAATGCCCTGGGTGAACGTGAAGTGCTGGCGGTGGCAGAGCTGGCCAGGCAGGTGGAAAAATACTTTGGCAACCCCCAGGACATTGAATGGGTTTTGAAAGATGGCAAACTATACTTGTTGCAGGCCCGGCCTATTACCACGCTGTCAGATGCCGGGGAAACGGAACCCGTACCAGTGCCGGTGGAGCCGCCTTCCGGGTACTGGGAGCGCGGAGATTCCCACTACCCGCAGCCGCTATATCCTCTAACCCGTTCGGTTCTGCTGCCTGCGGCCAACCCGGGGTTTCGAAAGATGTGTACTGAATTTGGGCTGCTCACAGAAACGGTGGAAGAACGTGAGATTGGGGGATGGGTATACCTGCGGATGGTCCCCCTGGGTGGAAAGGACCGCCCGCCGCTGCCTGATTGGCTGACCGGTTTATTGATCCGCCTGCTGCCATCGCTGCGGGCACGTATTCGGGATTGCACAGAGGCGGCCCGCGCCGATAAGGCGGGCAAGTGCATTGAGCAGTGGTATGCCGAATTCAAGCCGAACCTGATTAAGCAGCTTACGGCTTTAAGGGACACCAAGCTGCAGACACTGCCCGCTGACGGTCTGGACAGGCACGCCGAGGCAGTTAGCCTTCTGGTTAGGGAGAGCCAGGAGATGCACATGATGCTTAACCAATCACTTAACCTGCTGCTGGCTGAGTTTACCTTTACTTGCCGTGATTTACTGGGTTGGAAAGAGGAGCAGGCATTTGAAATGTTAAGCGGCCTCTCCGAGACATCGAGCGCCCCGGCCCGTGCCCTGGCCCGGATTGCCCAGCAAGTACGGGAGAACCCATCACTGTCGGATCTGTTCCAACAAACCGACCGGCCTACCTTGGAGCGCATGGCCGCGGCAGACGCGGGCTTCGCCAAAGCATTTGCTTCATACCAGCGGGAGTTTGGCTGCCGGACTATCCGCTATGAAGTGGCCGACCCGACCCTGGCGGAGACGCCGGAACTGCTCCTTGCTCTGATCGCCAACCAAATCAGTCGAAATTATAACCCGGAGGCGGACGCACAGGCACTGGCGGAAAAGCGCGCCCACCTGGTGTCCCAGGCCCGGCGGATGTTGTCCGGACGCCCGGCGGCAGAGCGGGACCGCTTCGAGCGGGCAATGACCCGGGCCGAAAGGGCTTACCCGGTACGTGAAGAGCACGGGTTCTACGACACCAGCATGCCGCTGGCGCTTTTGCGGTATATCTCCCTGGAGATGGGACGCCGCTTGGTCGAGCACAAGCAAATTGCCAAACAGGATGATGTTTTCTTCTTGGAATTCAAAGAGGCCCGTATGGCATTAGGTACCGGGGAAAACCTGCATGAGTTGGTTGCCCGCCGCAAGGGGGAGCGCGCCTGGGTACTGGCAAACCCCGGACCCGCAAGCTACGGTACACTGCCGCCAGCGCCGCCTTCCTTTGCCGCCCTGCCTGCGGAAGCACGCTGGGTTCATGAAGCAGTAATGTGGTTCTATGAGCGGGTCTTTGCTGCAGCAGCCAGCGGCAGCCGGCAGGCGGACGCCCGGGCGCTCAAAGGGATCGCTGCGTCGGCGGGGCGCTACACTGGGCCGGTTCGGGTAATTCTTAGCGAGTCGGAATTCCACAGGATTCAGCCCGGGGATGTACTGGTATGCCCCATTACGTCGCCGGTCTGGTCGGTACTTTTCCCAAGTGTAGGCGCCCTGGTGACGGACTCGGGCGGGTTTCTGTCGCATTCGGCAATCATTGC
- a CDS encoding TetR/AcrR family transcriptional regulator: MTQNKPETRSYSSPLRNRQREYTRNLIMEAVASFVAQGRINTFSVQDVADRAGISYASVYRHFPTREALLEEMYEWASEVAGSQMPPTPSTIDEIPAWIAKSVPVFEQNTAAIQAVISVLAALNIKPESRQQRDDIIDSLVAEGAPNLPPEVARRSAAIVRYLAGSLGWATLRQRFGLDAEDTSAALTWALEVLIRDLKRQGANANSDV; the protein is encoded by the coding sequence TTGACTCAGAATAAACCTGAAACACGATCATACTCCAGTCCCTTGCGGAATCGCCAGCGGGAATATACCCGCAATCTAATCATGGAGGCGGTCGCCTCATTTGTTGCCCAAGGCCGCATCAATACCTTTAGCGTGCAGGACGTAGCCGACCGAGCCGGGATTTCCTACGCCTCGGTTTACCGCCACTTTCCAACCCGGGAGGCGCTGTTGGAAGAAATGTACGAGTGGGCAAGCGAAGTGGCCGGCTCGCAAATGCCGCCCACCCCCAGTACAATTGATGAAATTCCCGCCTGGATAGCCAAGTCTGTTCCGGTGTTCGAACAGAACACGGCTGCAATTCAGGCCGTTATATCCGTTCTGGCGGCGCTTAATATTAAGCCGGAAAGCAGGCAGCAGCGGGACGATATAATTGACAGCCTTGTGGCTGAAGGCGCCCCTAATTTACCACCTGAGGTAGCCCGGCGGTCAGCGGCCATAGTTCGCTACCTGGCCGGCTCTTTGGGCTGGGCAACCCTCCGCCAGCGGTTCGGGCTTGATGCTGAGGATACTTCGGCCGCACTTACCTGGGCGCTGGAAGTATTAATACGTGACCTTAAACGGCAAGGCGCAAATGCAAATTCTGATGTATAA
- the thiM gene encoding hydroxyethylthiazole kinase, which produces MTEKMLKDIADYLIKIRETIPLIHNITNMVAMNDTANILLHIGASPVMAHAREEVEEMVALSGALVLNIGTLTPELVESMLYAGKKANQLGIPVVLDPVGAGATSLRTQSSLRILNEVNVTILRGNAAEIAILGGLDATVKGVDAAGVSAGSGEIARLVAEKFGLTVAITGKIDAVSDSRRSILIENGHWMMGGLTGTGCMSTALTGAFAAVCPDPLTAAAGALISFGIAGEAAALGAPLRPGSYRVALFDQVYDLTPEKIISGARITIKGD; this is translated from the coding sequence ATGACTGAAAAAATGCTAAAAGATATTGCTGATTATTTAATTAAAATAAGAGAAACCATACCTTTGATACACAACATCACCAACATGGTGGCAATGAATGATACCGCCAATATCTTGCTACACATTGGCGCTTCCCCGGTAATGGCCCATGCCCGGGAAGAAGTTGAGGAAATGGTTGCCCTCTCCGGCGCCCTGGTTCTAAATATCGGCACCTTAACACCAGAGCTGGTAGAGAGTATGCTTTATGCCGGAAAGAAGGCTAACCAACTCGGTATTCCCGTGGTACTGGACCCTGTAGGGGCAGGTGCTACCAGTTTGAGAACCCAAAGTTCATTACGTATTCTCAATGAGGTAAATGTAACTATTTTACGTGGTAACGCTGCGGAAATAGCTATTTTAGGTGGTCTGGATGCCACCGTTAAGGGTGTGGACGCTGCCGGGGTATCAGCCGGAAGCGGAGAGATTGCCCGGCTGGTGGCTGAAAAATTTGGCCTGACTGTAGCTATTACCGGAAAAATTGATGCTGTGTCTGACAGCAGACGGAGTATTCTCATAGAAAACGGACACTGGATGATGGGCGGGCTTACCGGAACAGGCTGCATGTCCACAGCCCTTACGGGCGCCTTTGCTGCTGTTTGCCCTGACCCGCTAACCGCTGCCGCCGGCGCCCTGATTTCCTTCGGTATCGCCGGTGAAGCAGCTGCGCTAGGAGCACCCTTGCGGCCTGGTTCCTACAGGGTAGCCTTGTTCGACCAAGTCTATGACCTTACTCCAGAGAAAATTATTTCAGGCGCCAGGATAACCATAAAAGGGGATTAG
- a CDS encoding DUF2284 domain-containing protein: protein MHNPQDMNPQYLEDLATGYWYSEVLFTAVEQGFFNRLEPGGKPVAELARELKYDFGSLKRYIHILSTLGLVFEADGYCTNTKLSRKYLIQGTEAYQGDSILWRKYLVEHWKSLHQCLEKGTRVLLPPMDEPEEAVKQRFRRYCRAMDCIVKNKIGQILPIFSQLKLQGNILDVGSGLGAFSTEFLRQFPDTKATLLDMAQVLEYAEETHAGRAYADRIQYRPTNILEPWELQKKQYSLVILSNIVHAFAEAETGHVLSEAAAHLAEDGLLIVHDFFMEHKPEKAALSDLNMLVNTYNGKVYTAAWVRQQLRDAGFIATEWIPLESDTAVLVAAKQSKKLADLCISALQQLSVQIQNLGFQVVKPIEVDSIHVPEWVGLKCEFGCDGYNLPHCPPNSIKPEKTRALLKDYSKCLLLQGVPPTRDFQRMVLQAERTAFKTGYYKAFSLWAGPCSICPKCGGRGNCKNHKDARPSMESAGIDVFETLRRNGISLKTLPEKDDYVKYFAILLLE, encoded by the coding sequence ATGCATAATCCGCAGGATATGAATCCTCAATATCTGGAAGATCTGGCTACAGGCTATTGGTACTCGGAGGTGCTTTTTACTGCTGTGGAGCAGGGATTCTTTAACCGGTTGGAGCCCGGTGGAAAACCCGTGGCGGAGCTGGCCAGGGAATTAAAATATGACTTTGGAAGTTTAAAACGCTATATTCATATCCTGTCTACCTTGGGACTGGTCTTTGAAGCTGACGGGTATTGTACCAATACAAAGCTCTCTCGAAAATACCTGATTCAGGGTACTGAAGCTTATCAGGGCGACTCCATCCTGTGGCGTAAATACCTGGTTGAGCATTGGAAAAGTCTGCATCAATGCTTGGAAAAAGGCACCCGGGTGCTTCTTCCGCCTATGGATGAGCCGGAGGAAGCCGTCAAACAGCGTTTTCGCCGTTATTGCCGGGCGATGGACTGTATAGTTAAGAATAAAATCGGACAGATATTGCCGATTTTTTCCCAGCTTAAGCTGCAAGGAAATATTCTGGATGTAGGTTCAGGCTTGGGCGCCTTTTCTACCGAATTTTTAAGGCAGTTTCCTGACACCAAGGCTACGCTGCTGGATATGGCTCAAGTTCTGGAATACGCGGAAGAAACCCATGCCGGCAGGGCTTATGCGGACCGTATTCAATATCGACCCACCAATATATTGGAGCCCTGGGAATTACAAAAAAAGCAATACAGCTTGGTAATTTTATCCAATATTGTTCATGCCTTCGCTGAGGCAGAAACCGGGCATGTGCTTTCCGAAGCAGCTGCTCACCTGGCAGAGGATGGGCTGCTGATCGTTCATGATTTTTTCATGGAGCATAAACCGGAAAAGGCGGCCTTGTCAGATCTAAATATGCTGGTGAACACTTACAACGGCAAGGTCTATACGGCTGCCTGGGTGCGGCAGCAGCTGAGGGATGCAGGCTTTATAGCGACGGAATGGATCCCTTTGGAATCAGATACCGCTGTTCTGGTGGCGGCAAAGCAATCGAAAAAGCTGGCGGATTTGTGCATTAGTGCATTGCAGCAATTGTCGGTACAGATACAGAACTTGGGCTTTCAAGTAGTAAAGCCAATTGAGGTGGATTCAATCCACGTACCGGAGTGGGTAGGGCTCAAATGCGAATTCGGCTGTGACGGCTACAACCTTCCCCATTGTCCCCCTAATAGCATCAAACCTGAAAAAACACGGGCATTATTAAAGGATTATTCAAAATGCCTGCTGCTGCAAGGCGTGCCGCCAACCCGTGATTTTCAGAGGATGGTGCTGCAAGCAGAGCGCACAGCCTTTAAAACGGGCTATTATAAAGCATTTTCTCTTTGGGCCGGTCCCTGCAGTATTTGCCCGAAATGCGGCGGCAGAGGAAATTGCAAGAACCATAAAGATGCACGGCCTTCCATGGAATCCGCCGGCATCGATGTTTTTGAAACTCTTCGGAGAAATGGAATTTCCTTGAAGACACTACCGGAAAAAGATGATTATGTAAAATATTTCGCTATATTGTTATTGGAGTGA
- the cobT gene encoding nicotinate-nucleotide--dimethylbenzimidazole phosphoribosyltransferase, protein MHLSLEQVLSGIRPVEQAWRVKARKRLDDLAIPHNSLGDLLDLAEQLAAINESMTPSVAKKMVVTMAGDHGVAAEGVSAFPQEVTRQMVNNFVAGGAAINVLAETAGAGVTVVDMGVAVDLSVLVEQKKILSYKVGYGTQNMAKGPAMTREQAVQGLEAGIEIAGLLVKSGIELLGTGDMGIGNTTPSSAILAVFSGRSPRQVTGRGTGINDSALDNKVQVIEKAIALNKPDPKDALDVLSKVGGFEIAGIAGLILGAAYYRIPVVVDGLISSAGALVAKNLAPNAIDYMIAAHQSMEPGHQYMLEELGLKPLLDLNLRLGEGTGAALAMHIVETASRVIYKMLTFTDAGVTEPENTGGMANA, encoded by the coding sequence ATGCATTTATCTTTGGAACAAGTATTATCCGGCATTCGACCGGTGGAACAGGCCTGGCGGGTAAAAGCCAGGAAACGGCTGGATGATCTGGCCATTCCGCATAATAGTCTGGGGGATTTGCTGGACTTGGCAGAGCAACTGGCTGCCATTAATGAAAGCATGACGCCCTCTGTAGCGAAGAAAATGGTGGTGACCATGGCCGGGGATCATGGTGTTGCAGCTGAAGGTGTAAGTGCATTTCCCCAGGAAGTTACCCGGCAGATGGTAAATAATTTTGTTGCCGGTGGTGCGGCCATCAATGTTCTGGCAGAAACAGCAGGTGCCGGTGTGACCGTGGTAGACATGGGGGTTGCAGTGGATCTAAGCGTTCTGGTGGAGCAAAAAAAGATACTTTCTTATAAAGTTGGCTATGGTACGCAGAATATGGCCAAGGGTCCGGCAATGACTCGGGAGCAGGCGGTGCAGGGTCTGGAAGCAGGTATAGAAATTGCCGGCTTACTGGTAAAAAGCGGCATAGAACTGTTGGGCACAGGAGACATGGGGATCGGCAATACGACGCCAAGCAGTGCGATTCTGGCGGTGTTTTCCGGTCGATCCCCCCGGCAGGTAACCGGTCGGGGAACCGGTATCAATGACAGTGCTTTGGACAACAAAGTGCAGGTCATCGAAAAGGCTATTGCTTTAAATAAACCGGATCCCAAAGATGCTTTGGATGTATTGTCCAAGGTGGGCGGCTTTGAAATTGCCGGAATTGCCGGATTGATTCTGGGTGCGGCTTACTATCGCATACCGGTGGTAGTAGACGGACTAATATCATCCGCCGGGGCCTTGGTAGCCAAAAACTTGGCACCCAATGCCATTGACTATATGATTGCAGCCCATCAATCCATGGAACCGGGACATCAATACATGCTGGAAGAATTGGGTCTCAAACCACTTCTGGATCTAAACTTGCGTTTAGGAGAAGGTACCGGTGCAGCTTTGGCTATGCATATCGTGGAAACAGCTTCCCGGGTTATTTACAAAATGCTGACTTTTACGGATGCAGGAGTTACGGAACCGGAAAATACCGGGGGCATGGCAAATGCATAA
- the cobS gene encoding adenosylcobinamide-GDP ribazoletransferase gives MEFLLALQFLTRIPVTIARIGDDRVMARSMSYFSFIGLLIGGAAAGLHYLLGLGFSSTVANLGAIIFVIFVTGNLHGDGLMDTADGIFSGRPGDRMLEIMKDSRVGSHGVMAGVLVVLLRVVLLGEMDQTSQMMALVLAPTLGRWAQVYGAARYPYARSNGGTGSFTAYVGWRELGANSLVALGLSLALLKLSGLILLGVTLIGTILFHGFIKGKLGGITGDTLGAASECIEILTLVMLVLLPLLKL, from the coding sequence ATGGAATTTCTACTGGCATTACAGTTTTTAACCAGGATTCCCGTTACCATTGCCCGTATAGGGGATGATCGGGTTATGGCGCGTTCCATGTCCTATTTCTCCTTTATTGGTTTATTGATTGGCGGAGCAGCTGCCGGATTGCACTATTTGCTTGGTTTGGGCTTTTCATCTACGGTGGCAAATCTGGGCGCCATTATTTTTGTTATTTTCGTGACGGGCAATCTGCATGGCGATGGCCTGATGGATACGGCCGACGGCATTTTCAGCGGACGTCCCGGGGATCGGATGCTGGAAATCATGAAGGACAGCCGGGTTGGTTCTCATGGGGTAATGGCGGGTGTACTGGTCGTTTTGCTGAGGGTTGTTTTGTTAGGTGAGATGGATCAGACATCACAGATGATGGCGCTGGTACTGGCGCCGACACTGGGTCGCTGGGCACAGGTCTATGGGGCTGCCCGCTACCCCTATGCAAGAAGCAATGGAGGAACCGGCTCCTTTACCGCTTACGTGGGTTGGCGGGAGCTGGGTGCCAACTCATTAGTGGCTCTTGGACTAAGCTTGGCGCTTTTGAAGTTGTCCGGACTCATACTTCTAGGGGTCACGCTTATCGGCACGATTTTGTTTCATGGGTTCATCAAAGGCAAACTTGGCGGTATTACCGGTGATACGCTGGGTGCAGCCAGTGAATGTATAGAAATATTGACTCTGGTGATGCTGGTTCTCTTACCATTGTTAAAACTTTAG
- a CDS encoding carbohydrate-binding domain-containing protein yields MRFRSGKLITLLITMFIISMLSGCKTSSSAALSTGTTTADAMAIIDPGYSDRDLAGTWDAETATKISLNGSSVAVSGSGATASGGTLTITAAGVYVLSGTLADGQIIVDAADSDKVQIVLNDVSITCSDSAPIYVKQADKVFLTLADDTNNTITDGAAYTLADGEDEPNAAIFSKDDLIINGTGALIVTAKYNNGIASKDDLVITGGTIKVTAFNDGLRGRDSVAIYDGAFVINAGQGDGIQSNNDEDADKGWVSIDGGTFDIAAGNDGIQAATVLQITNGTATIKTGGGSANASTDNKGNMRPGWGKWDNQTTSTATEDSTDSSDSTDSAKGIKAGTAIYVTGGKMNIDSSDDSIHSNGDFIMSAGILNISSGDDGIHADSNLVVDGGTIDISQSYEGLEGTTITVSGGKIHVTAKDDGFNAAGGSDGSALGRRPGENHFTEENSTDGSDSTFIRITDGYVVVNASGDGIDSNGSLYMDGGMVLVNGPTNNGNGPLDYNGVAEITGGTLVAAGSSGMTQNFSNSSSQNALLVAYSSVQKAGTLVSLMDESGKTILTFAPAKDYQSIVISTPELEQGKTYTLYSGGSASGNNTDGLYTDGNYTAGTKVVSVTLSGAATSISDTGVQISKMGGPGRMGGPGAPGGEPGMGGPKGERMPVDKQKDLEN; encoded by the coding sequence ATGCGCTTTAGATCCGGTAAATTAATTACATTGCTAATTACTATGTTCATCATCTCGATGCTTAGTGGTTGCAAGACCAGCTCGTCAGCTGCCTTATCCACCGGCACAACTACTGCTGATGCAATGGCTATCATCGATCCTGGCTACAGTGACCGCGATCTGGCAGGAACCTGGGATGCGGAAACTGCAACCAAAATTTCCCTAAATGGCTCGTCTGTGGCTGTCTCGGGCTCGGGGGCAACCGCTTCGGGCGGCACGCTAACTATCACCGCTGCCGGCGTCTATGTTTTGTCCGGCACACTGGCCGACGGACAGATCATCGTGGACGCTGCTGACTCCGATAAAGTACAGATTGTATTGAACGATGTGTCTATTACCTGCTCGGATAGCGCCCCCATCTATGTTAAACAGGCTGATAAGGTCTTTCTGACCTTGGCCGACGATACCAACAATACTATAACCGACGGTGCAGCCTATACCCTGGCCGACGGTGAAGATGAGCCAAATGCAGCTATTTTTAGTAAGGATGACCTGATCATTAATGGCACCGGTGCACTGATTGTCACCGCCAAATATAACAATGGTATCGCCTCTAAGGATGATCTGGTCATTACCGGTGGTACTATTAAGGTAACCGCTTTTAATGACGGTCTGCGGGGGCGCGATTCAGTCGCTATCTATGACGGCGCATTTGTAATTAATGCTGGGCAAGGAGACGGCATCCAATCAAACAATGATGAGGATGCTGACAAGGGCTGGGTCTCCATTGATGGCGGCACATTTGATATTGCCGCGGGTAATGACGGCATTCAGGCGGCAACGGTACTCCAAATTACTAACGGCACAGCGACCATCAAAACTGGGGGAGGCAGTGCCAACGCCAGTACCGACAATAAGGGCAATATGCGACCCGGTTGGGGTAAATGGGACAATCAAACTACTTCTACAGCTACAGAGGACAGTACAGATAGTTCAGATAGTACCGATAGTGCTAAAGGTATTAAGGCAGGAACCGCTATCTATGTAACCGGCGGAAAGATGAACATTGATTCTTCGGATGATTCGATTCATTCCAATGGTGACTTTATCATGAGTGCGGGGATCCTGAACATATCATCCGGTGATGACGGTATTCATGCCGATTCTAATCTGGTGGTGGACGGTGGTACCATTGACATTTCGCAGAGTTATGAAGGTCTGGAGGGAACCACCATCACGGTAAGCGGCGGTAAAATCCATGTAACCGCTAAGGATGACGGCTTCAATGCTGCGGGCGGCAGTGACGGTTCTGCTCTTGGCAGAAGACCCGGGGAGAATCACTTTACTGAAGAGAATAGCACTGATGGAAGCGACAGCACCTTTATCCGTATCACCGACGGCTATGTAGTCGTTAATGCCTCTGGCGACGGTATCGACTCCAACGGCTCGCTGTATATGGACGGCGGTATGGTGCTGGTTAACGGTCCCACCAACAATGGCAACGGCCCGTTGGACTACAACGGTGTCGCAGAAATTACCGGCGGAACTTTAGTGGCAGCAGGTAGTTCCGGCATGACCCAGAACTTCTCCAACTCTTCCAGCCAGAACGCATTGCTGGTAGCTTATTCATCTGTTCAAAAGGCCGGTACTCTGGTGAGCCTGATGGATGAGAGCGGAAAAACGATCTTAACCTTTGCCCCCGCCAAGGACTATCAGTCCATCGTCATTAGCACACCCGAACTGGAGCAGGGCAAAACTTACACTCTATACTCCGGCGGCAGCGCAAGTGGAAACAATACTGATGGACTGTATACAGATGGAAATTACACTGCCGGCACTAAGGTTGTGAGCGTTACTCTTTCCGGAGCTGCCACCAGTATTTCAGACACTGGTGTCCAGATCAGCAAAATGGGCGGTCCTGGCAGAATGGGTGGTCCTGGTGCTCCCGGTGGCGAGCCCGGTATGGGCGGCCCAAAGGGAGAACGAATGCCGGTTGACAAACAAAAGGATCTAGAAAACTAA
- a CDS encoding DUF4956 domain-containing protein: protein MLESILSTNAANSITLQGLLLCTLASLILGIGVAYIYMYRSIYAKNFVVTLALLPAMVQLVIMLVNGNVGTGVAVMGAFSLVRFRSVPGSAREISGIFLAMAVGLATGMGYLGIAAIFLVIIGAMTILLSTTGFGERKKTEKELKITIPESLDYSGIFDDLFQKYTKSVELIKVKTTNMGSLYELQYHIVLENQSNEKKFLDEIRCRNGNLNLTCGRVPTAKVEL, encoded by the coding sequence GTGCTTGAAAGTATTTTATCAACCAACGCAGCCAACTCCATCACATTACAGGGTCTGCTGCTTTGTACGTTGGCCTCTCTCATCCTTGGCATTGGTGTGGCGTATATTTATATGTACCGCAGCATTTATGCTAAAAACTTTGTGGTGACGCTGGCGCTGCTGCCGGCTATGGTACAACTTGTTATTATGCTGGTTAACGGCAATGTTGGTACCGGCGTGGCTGTGATGGGTGCCTTTAGTCTGGTACGGTTCCGCTCGGTACCCGGCAGCGCCCGGGAGATCAGCGGTATTTTCCTGGCGATGGCTGTTGGCCTGGCCACCGGCATGGGCTATCTGGGCATTGCCGCGATATTTCTGGTCATCATCGGGGCAATGACAATTCTACTATCCACCACGGGCTTTGGCGAGCGAAAAAAAACAGAAAAGGAACTTAAAATTACCATTCCGGAGAGCCTGGACTATTCCGGCATTTTCGATGACCTGTTTCAAAAATATACAAAGAGCGTTGAACTCATCAAAGTAAAGACTACCAATATGGGAAGTCTGTATGAACTGCAATATCACATTGTTTTGGAAAACCAGTCTAATGAAAAAAAATTCCTTGATGAGATCCGCTGCCGCAACGGTAATTTAAACCTTACTTGTGGACGGGTGCCCACAGCCAAGGTGGAATTATAA
- a CDS encoding polyphosphate polymerase domain-containing protein, translating to MAQYQNVFKRYEKKYLLNEQQYQALTKLLQGRMVINEYGCHTICNIYFDTLDYRLIRASIEKPVYKEKLRLRSYGVPRKEDTVFVELKKKYKGIVYKRRVPMTLREAEQYLLQRKQPHTFCQILKEIDWFLDFYRPIPRVYIAYDRIAMCSSENANLRITFDTNIRWRESILDLSKGAWGNTLLGEGQHLMEIKIPGAMPLWLSQGLTKLGIFPRSYSKYGNCYKYYLINSADLGGMQSA from the coding sequence ATGGCACAATATCAGAACGTATTTAAACGATATGAGAAAAAGTATTTATTGAATGAACAGCAGTATCAAGCATTAACAAAATTATTGCAAGGTAGGATGGTAATAAATGAATATGGGTGTCATACCATCTGTAATATTTACTTCGATACCCTGGATTACCGGTTAATCCGAGCATCAATAGAAAAGCCGGTCTACAAAGAAAAACTTCGGCTTCGCAGCTACGGCGTGCCAAGGAAAGAAGATACAGTGTTTGTGGAATTGAAAAAGAAATACAAGGGCATCGTCTACAAACGGCGGGTGCCGATGACACTGCGGGAAGCCGAACAGTATTTGCTGCAGCGAAAACAACCGCACACTTTTTGTCAAATTTTAAAGGAGATTGACTGGTTTTTAGATTTTTACCGGCCTATCCCCAGGGTATATATTGCCTACGACCGTATAGCGATGTGCAGTAGTGAAAATGCGAACCTGCGCATTACCTTCGATACGAACATCCGCTGGCGGGAGAGCATTTTGGATCTTTCCAAGGGAGCGTGGGGAAACACACTTTTAGGGGAAGGGCAACACTTGATGGAAATAAAGATCCCGGGGGCAATGCCTTTATGGCTAAGCCAGGGGCTTACGAAACTTGGGATATTTCCCAGATCCTATTCTAAATATGGAAACTGCTATAAATATTATTTGATTAATTCCGCTGATTTAGGGGGAATGCAAAGTGCTTGA